The Nicotiana sylvestris chromosome 6, ASM39365v2, whole genome shotgun sequence genomic sequence TCCGGGCATTCAGTATATACACTGATGTTTAATCACTCAACGCCTTGATCCCAGATTGATTTGGGTTGGCTATACATCCTCCATATCAATCATCTGTATACGAGGTCATGTTGCAATGATGTATATTAACTTGTTGTAAAGCAATGCCTCATTCTGGCATCTTATGCTGTGATAGAAAAGTTTAATGACCTAAGATTGTTAGAAATACTACATGTTACTCTTTAATATCCATTTTTGTGATGTATTCATAGTAGAACCAAGAGAACCGCTGTTGTTTAAGTACAATTTTTTAAAGTTCTCATTGATAATAAAACGTGATCACACTCTTGGAGCAACGGTCAAGTTATCTCCGTGTGACCTATAAGTCATGGGTTTGAACTGTGGAATCAGCTACTGGTGTTTGTATTAGGGTAGGTTCCCTATAGCACACTCCTTTGGGTACGGCCCTTTCCCGGATCTTACGTAAACGCGGAATGTTTTGTTCATCGGACgtcctttttattttaaaaaaaaataataataaaacatttagTCGCTGTCTTTTAGGCTTTTAGCTTATGTACTCAACAGCCCTCCTACATGCATGTGTCCACCAGAATGCCTCCTCCATTCAGAACGAAGTCAAGCTGATACGTATAATATGCAAAGTTTAGACCCCCATTTGATAGCGCCTGGGAACGCCACCAAAAATAAAGATTGTTCGCATCTACTAAGATGCTCAAGATTGGATAATCTACTGTGGAGGATATAAGTCGTTTAAGAAGAGAGAATCGTTGATTCCTTATAGTCATCTATTTTATTTATCTTTTCAATCGTGACAACTCTTGTGCCCCCATGGAATTCATGCCAAATCTTATATGGCCTCTCATTCTTTTTTTATAAGCTCAGTGGGTGTGTTTTCAACAAAATCAAGAGCTCCATGTAGACGCACAAATGTCCACAAATATAGATAACGGCTCTCGGACATGGATAATTCATTTGCTTTAACATACCCGTTTTAACAGTATTTTTCGTGGATTATATAAATTGTACAAATAAATTTATCAAATACTGAAATCAACCTTAATTCAGAAATATCAGCCAACACATAGATACCATGTTATTATACAATTACATAATAATGAAGCAATAATGATAACAATAATAATAGGACAGTACTCGTACAGTTAATTTCACCAGTTTTTAAGGCCTAGGAAGACCAGCAACGAGTAGATACTGAACTCATAATACATACTACTATATATTTGTGCCATCAAAGGGAACTTGCTGTAAGGCGACTCCAAGCAGAAATCTCTGCATAAAAACAAGAGCCTTCAACCCTCTCAGACAGCATGTAAATGTAGAAAAACAGAAAGACTATTGGGAAAAAAAAAGATAGATATAAGTTCTTTGCACTTTGGACTGTTGGACTAGCACAAAGAGCATGTTTAACAGTCAGTAGCGTTAAGATTGAACCTTTGTCCTCTCTGCTAGGTTCGTAGACGACTTCTTGTTCACTTTGCAGATATAGCATACATGAGGGATGCAAGTCATATGATGTAATCAGACCATTCAGAAATGAAAGATGTATGATCCATACTCTCTCCGGGACATTCCTCATGCTTAGTTGGTTGTTCCTTCCCTCCAACCAACCTTGCTGGATTCCCAACTGCAGTTGTCCGTGGTGGCACGTCAATCAATACCACTGATCCAGCGCCAATCTTGGCCCCCTCACCAATCCTCACGTTGCCCAATATTGTGGCACCTGCACCTATGAGCACACCATCCCCAATCTTAGGGTGCCGGTCACCACCAATCTTACCAGTCCCTCCTAAGGTTACATGGTGAAGAATTGACACGTTGTTTCCAATAACTGCAGTCTCGCCAACCACCACTCCTGTTGCATGATCAAAGAGGATACCTTTACCGATCTTGGCAGCTGGATGAATGTCAACAGCAAAAACATCAGAGATTCGGGATTGAAGTGCCAGAGCAAGTGGCCTTCGGGATTGAGTCCAAAGCTTGTGGGCTACTCGATGTGCCTGAAGAATATAAAACTACCTTGTTAATAGTTCCTACCTACCACATGGCTCAAGAAAGGGGAGAAACACATGCCTATCAATCAATATTATATTTCCAGAAGATGCCAACGACTACTaattttggccaaaaaaaaagaagaatatatcTGATTGTTTGTTAACCAAACGAAACGTTTACTTTTCCCTCTTCAGCTTAGAATATGATTTTGATCAAGAAGCTTAGAATATGATGAACTGCCCAAAGTGTTAATTAGCCAAGTATATCTCGTAGTCAGCGAGAGCCAAATCCGCAAATAGTGGTATAGAACAATGTGTACTAGAAAAGTTAAAAAGTAAAGGATAAAAAGCGTATATCCATCTGAATCTACATACACATGAACATTAATCTTTTGTTTCTGGGGTGTTTGCCAGTGAAGACCTCCCTCCTATCTGAAAACCTTCCCTTTTTGTAATTCCTCTTTACCACTATCACACTGTGTACCAGCCACAAACTAGTGATAAAACAACGTCCATATTAATGGAGATGATAACCCACAATACGTTGACAGAGGAGTACAACCTAATCCTATACTCTAAATCCTCTCTCTTTATaatgttattgagcttatttGAGCTCTCAAGCTTGTAGAAGAATTTGGCCACATTCCATGGGCTAT encodes the following:
- the LOC104215631 gene encoding serine acetyltransferase 5, whose amino-acid sequence is MPAGEYRNATPATPHPPTDTAEESTWLWTQIKAEARRDAEAEPALASYLYSTILSHSSLERSLSFHLGNKLCSSTLLSTLLYDLFLNTFSNEPELRAAASADLLAARYRDPACVSFSHCLLNYKGFLACQAHRVAHKLWTQSRRPLALALQSRISDVFAVDIHPAAKIGKGILFDHATGVVVGETAVIGNNVSILHHVTLGGTGKIGGDRHPKIGDGVLIGAGATILGNVRIGEGAKIGAGSVVLIDVPPRTTAVGNPARLVGGKEQPTKHEECPGESMDHTSFISEWSDYII